A window of the Teredinibacter franksiae genome harbors these coding sequences:
- a CDS encoding chemotaxis protein CheB, with protein sequence MQALKFGLLAETAAQLDDLVQLVNQTGHEVALALKASSGCLENVAEVEAWVARLDLQHEKSITLMEELEAFDVPVIYDDIESYSALGQAERVSRFASKIQLCTGTGAQSGEVAKADEVWVLAGSTGGPEAVGLFLKALPEDITGVAFIYVQHINAEISATLQRALLLSTSWAVLSCDRAQPLLEKCIYIVSPSHQVDIHNTGVIAPVAETWVGLYQPSADQVIAKVARNFGKRSGVIVFSGMGDDGAQSCSYMRGSGGVVWAQSPDTCAVDSMPVSAIKTGAVTYQGPPETLARQFVHGRHLSQVPSAKIN encoded by the coding sequence GTGCAAGCCCTTAAATTCGGGCTATTAGCCGAAACAGCCGCGCAATTGGATGACCTGGTGCAATTGGTCAACCAGACAGGCCATGAAGTGGCACTGGCTTTAAAGGCCAGCAGCGGCTGCCTTGAGAATGTTGCTGAGGTTGAAGCCTGGGTTGCCCGCCTTGATTTACAGCACGAAAAATCCATTACCTTAATGGAAGAGTTAGAGGCTTTCGACGTACCGGTGATATACGACGATATCGAAAGCTATTCTGCTCTAGGGCAAGCGGAGCGCGTAAGCCGGTTCGCCAGCAAAATCCAATTGTGCACAGGCACTGGCGCTCAATCGGGTGAAGTCGCGAAAGCTGACGAGGTTTGGGTGCTGGCCGGTTCCACTGGTGGTCCTGAGGCCGTAGGTTTATTTTTAAAGGCTCTTCCTGAAGATATAACCGGTGTTGCGTTTATATATGTGCAACATATTAACGCCGAGATAAGCGCGACGTTACAGCGAGCGTTATTGCTTAGTACCTCTTGGGCAGTCTTGAGTTGCGATCGTGCCCAACCACTACTGGAAAAATGTATTTATATTGTGTCGCCATCCCATCAGGTCGATATTCACAATACCGGTGTCATTGCACCGGTTGCAGAAACCTGGGTTGGGCTTTATCAGCCTTCGGCCGATCAGGTGATTGCCAAAGTAGCGAGAAATTTTGGTAAGCGTTCCGGGGTAATCGTATTTTCGGGTATGGGCGATGATGGCGCCCAAAGCTGCAGCTATATGCGTGGTTCCGGAGGCGTTGTCTGGGCACAGTCACCGGACACCTGCGCTGTAGATTCGATGCCGGTATCCGCAATAAAAACGGGAGCCGTCACTTATCAGGGGCCACCGGAAACACTGGCCCGACAATTCGTACATGGGCGCCACCTATCCCAAGTACCGAGTGCAAAAATAAATTAA
- the hslO gene encoding Hsp33 family molecular chaperone HslO — translation MSNTLHDKTHRFIFDNTDLRGQLVSLQESYQKVLLQQQLPPVLLPVLGEFIAAVALLSEVLKFEGILTLQVRGDGLVPLIMAEANDSGHVRGIMNLRPDLTENGALPDCTQFDISSLKKLVGEGVLTMTVDPQQGERYQGIVPLEGESLGDSLAHYFEQSEQLPTRIWLFANNKNCGGLMLQSLPAQKVKDHSEREQQWNTTVQLANTVTADELFQLAHEQLLYRLFNEFECRVFPAREIQFRCSCSRQRSENAIASLGKQESFELLQEKGKIGIDCQFCGKHYSFNKNDLEGLFGGKEGSNGALH, via the coding sequence ATGAGTAATACCCTACACGATAAAACCCACCGATTTATTTTCGACAATACCGACCTCCGCGGTCAATTAGTTTCCCTTCAGGAAAGCTATCAAAAGGTGTTATTACAACAACAACTGCCCCCTGTATTACTGCCAGTACTAGGCGAATTCATAGCCGCTGTAGCGTTGCTCAGTGAAGTATTAAAATTTGAAGGTATTCTTACCCTGCAGGTTCGTGGCGACGGCCTAGTGCCGCTGATTATGGCCGAGGCCAATGACAGTGGCCACGTACGCGGAATCATGAATTTACGCCCTGATCTAACCGAAAACGGAGCCCTGCCAGACTGCACGCAATTCGATATTTCCAGCCTGAAAAAATTGGTGGGCGAAGGCGTACTGACTATGACCGTAGACCCGCAACAGGGCGAAAGATACCAAGGTATTGTTCCGCTTGAAGGCGAGTCACTTGGCGACAGTTTAGCCCACTATTTTGAGCAATCGGAACAACTGCCCACGCGCATCTGGCTGTTCGCCAACAATAAAAATTGTGGTGGCTTAATGTTGCAAAGCCTGCCTGCACAAAAGGTTAAAGACCACAGCGAACGCGAACAACAATGGAATACCACTGTACAACTTGCCAATACTGTCACCGCCGATGAGTTGTTCCAGCTCGCCCATGAACAATTGCTCTACCGGTTATTTAATGAGTTCGAATGCCGCGTATTTCCCGCGCGAGAGATTCAATTCAGGTGCAGTTGCAGCCGCCAGCGCAGTGAAAACGCTATTGCATCCTTGGGCAAACAGGAATCCTTTGAGCTGCTGCAAGAAAAAGGCAAAATAGGCATTGACTGCCAGTTCTGCGGAAAGCACTACTCCTTTAATAAAAATGACCTGGAAGGTCTTTTTGGTGGAAAAGAGGGTTCTAACGGCGCACTGCATTAA
- a CDS encoding CheR family methyltransferase: MIWSLQAAPDLSDKQFDQWSKLLEDRAGICLSDQQRVFLQTQVTMRMRELGQTDYSQYYNRVVDGVSGMMEWSVLIDRLVVKETSFFRHRPSIDCVLQFLQQHIDESSFKDTFEVWSVGCSSGEEPYSLSVVINDTFDTANIDPYYGVTATDISRAALTIARNGIYPQRKVEMMEPSIRQRYFTQQDNGRYLISPELQDRVCFNHANVLNINEMPSIMQDVIFCQNLLVYFRRWLRHEIMNAFVDRLKPGGLLVVGLGEVVDWSHPEMARAPYDEVQAYIKKTEAA, encoded by the coding sequence ATGATTTGGTCTTTACAGGCAGCGCCGGATCTTTCCGACAAGCAATTTGATCAGTGGAGCAAATTGCTGGAAGACCGTGCTGGAATTTGTCTCAGCGATCAGCAGCGGGTATTTCTGCAAACGCAGGTTACTATGCGCATGCGCGAGCTCGGTCAAACCGATTATTCACAATACTACAATCGTGTTGTGGATGGTGTTTCGGGGATGATGGAGTGGTCGGTGTTAATCGATAGGCTGGTGGTTAAAGAAACCAGTTTCTTTCGTCATCGTCCGTCTATCGACTGCGTTCTTCAATTTTTGCAGCAGCACATCGACGAGAGTAGCTTTAAAGATACCTTCGAGGTCTGGAGTGTTGGCTGTTCATCGGGGGAGGAACCATACTCCCTGTCAGTTGTTATCAACGATACCTTCGATACCGCAAACATTGACCCTTACTATGGTGTAACGGCAACTGATATCAGCAGGGCGGCACTTACTATTGCGCGCAACGGTATTTATCCGCAGCGCAAAGTCGAGATGATGGAGCCGTCGATTCGCCAGCGCTACTTTACCCAGCAGGACAATGGTCGCTACCTGATATCGCCAGAATTGCAGGATCGTGTGTGCTTTAACCACGCGAATGTACTGAACATTAATGAGATGCCGAGCATCATGCAGGATGTGATTTTTTGCCAGAACCTGTTGGTGTACTTTCGTCGCTGGTTACGCCACGAGATTATGAACGCTTTTGTTGACCGTCTTAAACCCGGTGGTTTACTCGTGGTTGGCCTAGGTGAAGTGGTCGATTGGTCACATCCGGAAATGGCTCGGGCGCCCTACGACGAAGTTCAGGCGTACATAAAAAAAACCGAAGCTGCTTAA
- a CDS encoding hybrid sensor histidine kinase/response regulator, which produces MADKRNFAALDWVMGEISETLNDARQALEAYVEDPKDTTRIRFCLTHIHQVHGSLQMVEFHGASLLAEEMEQLAQALMDHKVTSAPEAQEVLMRSLLQLPIYLEHARVQKEDHPGLVLPLLNDLRAVRNQCYLSETNLFAPNLQSVKEIFGSRHPITADKAKLQQVLKKLREMYQFAAASVLREIKVDENLNYLGKVFSRMEALTLGTASYPLWEVSAALIEGLLRGDIELSVAVRGLLRHLARELRVLGEKAPGALDLMPRENLLKNLLYYIARAESGGKKVNRVKQRYSLSEALLDGVTIGEDGDGDSLSAPDPDAIRSVVVALSDEINSIKHALDLSLSGHGSPEDLKEILPIIKRIADTLAVLGIGDLRKQVTTQAEELEKMSQQNSFDEAKLLDVAGKIIEIEHRLEAIAKVVGTNRDLASVNEREIEIDQAKITVLKECQHGLEQAKDAIVEYISSKWDKSHLLNVGGLLHNIRGGLDMIPLPRPAAILESCSAYIQEQLIDRNIQPGWESLDTLADAIASLEYYLERLLGDLDDDTESLLDVAESSVASLGYPLDGSAKSNAGLSASSATATGIEPELTLVEPALAKAPEPAGKSPRGLPQEAFAPSSPQAPAAPPVAEVSSPAESTPVVAEPRVSLDQISVDDDGEESDIDDEIVEIFVEEAIEVKETLDEYLPQWKANMYDQDSLVVVRRAFHTLKGSGRMVEAHDIGELAWSIENMLNRIIDNSVKAQPAYGHIIDLAINLLPDLISAFSAKKANPHKALADQYMAWAEALAEGHVPPELAAVPAGEGVPLPNLSVAPAPAAEPPVATAEEKERQQEEDENQVLWDIFSSEAVTHLATMEAFIAEMEADAPLYSPPSDEFQRALHTLKGSAKMAQVADIGAMAEPLESFAKELVTYQVDINADILQLYRDAVSYARASLAQISARQTVQIPLLNQFIARTFELRELAVGHLIRLKEMEKDGQKQVDPRLLSIFMAEEMNLLLDADQIIEGWRENDSISGQLEPVIQELTTLEAGAEQANLPDMAALSAQVKTLYEQYKSGQLESNEDFFVILASGHAALLDMVDAVAAGQNVIPPSEEVTSALASLIHSGSLLPVRQDTYDEPIYDEPIDETLVVDEMPTVEGLDESGVIEFDLPVDQSSANDAVDVDASEAEATEAEATEAEATEAGDRPLFKEALFEEALFEEPVDEFRLEEEAESEQPLLEEAEEEIHFESPLVDGDLGADLDDDGELLLGDDGFVLDTGDEEHTPVDSEAGDHDFTLVEEEETGEHESIDFGLFDTPTTNEEVESPQNAEGLDKVEFEELSLNSAEAEESVLEDLVAIDEPVVDAGSEGTEPAEDAPVELIREEPESEPETPSSIAVPGLLDTIDTADEDFEEDILEVFLEEADELIEEMDEAIHTWEGDWSDEECPEQIKRALHTLKGGARLAGMSNLGELTHNYESYLIATKMDDIDDLFFATIHDYQDRVLSGVRAIQVFMVGGTSSAEADGSLGIESGTEPGTEQLPQPPEVQTPSAAEPASGTPEAADDGQSDSNVLPFAPTKVRDTGESEPGEFTMPSVSGGGGGQQAAVRKTAGPQEVIKVNSELLEELVNLAGETSISRARIEQQVSDFSQSLDDIDSTIARLQEQLRRLDIETEAQVIFRQEQLAADEEFDPLEMDRYSQLQQLSRSLIESASDLVDLRQTLTDNIRDTETLLLQQSRINTTLQEGLMRSRMVPFSRLVPRLRRIVRQVSTELGKNVSFELDNVEGELDRSVLERMVPPLEHMLRNAVDHGIELPEKRIEKSKPETGRIVLSLGREGGDVILRLVDDGRGVDLRRVREKAIERGLMSSDSDLSDFDVMQFILHAGFSTAETVTQISGRGVGMDVVSSEIKAMGGSVVINSQWGKGTEIVVRLPFTVSVNRALMVEIGLDQYAIPLNTIEGIVRVSPFELEHYYSTADARFEYAGEKYMVRYLGSMLNANIRAKLDGQALPLPVLLVRSADRTMAVQVDHLLGSREVVVKTLGSQFSSVQGLSGATLMGDGSVVVILDPHALVRQEVANANNLEMQKALANRPVEEEPVDIIKNIMVVDDSVTVRKVTTRFLEREGFNVITAKDGVDALRVLQDEIPDLMLLDIEMPRMDGFEVAKNIRTTSRWKHLPIIMITSRTGDKHRDRAMELGVNDYMGKPYQEEALLEGINKLLSEQKKS; this is translated from the coding sequence ATGGCAGATAAACGAAATTTTGCCGCGCTCGATTGGGTGATGGGGGAAATCAGTGAAACCCTCAATGACGCTCGACAAGCGCTCGAAGCCTACGTGGAAGACCCAAAGGACACCACGCGTATTCGCTTCTGCCTGACCCATATTCATCAGGTACATGGCAGCCTGCAAATGGTTGAATTCCATGGTGCTTCACTGTTGGCTGAAGAGATGGAGCAGCTCGCACAGGCGTTGATGGATCACAAAGTTACGAGTGCGCCAGAGGCTCAAGAAGTACTGATGCGCTCGCTATTACAGCTTCCTATTTACCTTGAGCACGCCAGAGTGCAAAAGGAAGACCATCCGGGTTTGGTTCTACCGCTACTCAATGATCTGCGAGCCGTTCGTAATCAGTGTTATTTAAGCGAAACTAATTTATTTGCGCCCAACCTGCAGAGTGTCAAAGAAATTTTTGGCAGTCGTCACCCCATTACTGCCGATAAAGCCAAGCTACAGCAGGTGTTGAAAAAGCTGCGCGAAATGTACCAGTTTGCGGCGGCCAGTGTGCTTCGAGAAATTAAGGTCGATGAAAACCTGAATTATCTCGGTAAGGTTTTCAGTCGTATGGAGGCGCTTACACTGGGTACGGCCAGTTACCCACTATGGGAAGTGTCTGCCGCATTAATTGAAGGCTTGCTACGTGGTGACATTGAGCTGTCAGTAGCGGTGCGTGGCTTGCTTCGTCATCTTGCGCGCGAGTTGCGTGTGCTGGGCGAGAAGGCACCGGGCGCGCTCGATTTAATGCCGCGTGAAAACTTGCTGAAAAACTTGCTCTACTATATTGCGCGGGCAGAGAGCGGTGGTAAAAAAGTTAACCGGGTTAAACAGCGTTACAGTTTGTCTGAAGCGCTACTCGACGGTGTAACCATTGGTGAAGATGGCGACGGAGATTCGCTTTCTGCGCCCGACCCCGATGCGATTCGCTCCGTGGTCGTTGCCCTGAGTGACGAAATTAATTCGATTAAGCATGCGCTGGATCTCTCCTTGTCCGGTCATGGTTCTCCTGAAGATTTAAAAGAAATTCTGCCTATTATTAAACGTATTGCCGACACCTTGGCGGTATTGGGTATTGGTGACTTGCGCAAACAAGTGACTACCCAGGCAGAAGAGCTGGAGAAAATGAGCCAGCAAAACAGTTTTGATGAAGCAAAATTGTTGGATGTTGCGGGTAAAATTATTGAAATTGAACACCGCTTAGAGGCCATTGCCAAAGTGGTGGGAACCAACCGTGATCTCGCCAGCGTTAACGAGCGCGAAATTGAAATTGATCAGGCTAAAATTACGGTACTTAAAGAGTGCCAGCACGGGCTTGAGCAGGCTAAAGATGCCATTGTTGAGTATATTTCATCGAAGTGGGATAAGAGCCACCTACTGAATGTTGGTGGGCTGTTACATAATATTCGCGGCGGTTTGGATATGATTCCACTGCCTCGCCCTGCAGCCATACTTGAATCCTGCAGTGCGTACATCCAAGAGCAATTAATTGATCGCAATATTCAGCCCGGTTGGGAGTCACTTGATACATTGGCCGATGCTATTGCCAGCCTCGAGTATTATCTAGAGCGCCTATTGGGTGATTTGGATGATGATACTGAATCTCTGCTAGATGTGGCCGAATCCAGTGTTGCCTCACTTGGCTATCCGCTAGACGGCTCAGCTAAATCTAATGCAGGATTGTCAGCATCAAGTGCTACCGCTACGGGGATTGAACCCGAACTTACCCTTGTGGAGCCTGCTCTGGCAAAAGCACCAGAACCCGCAGGTAAATCACCGCGAGGGTTGCCCCAGGAGGCGTTTGCGCCATCTAGTCCACAAGCCCCGGCGGCCCCACCAGTTGCTGAAGTTTCGTCCCCGGCTGAAAGCACGCCAGTAGTGGCTGAGCCAAGGGTGTCTCTCGACCAAATTAGTGTTGATGACGACGGCGAAGAAAGTGATATCGATGATGAGATCGTAGAAATATTTGTTGAAGAAGCGATTGAGGTTAAAGAAACACTCGACGAATATCTTCCGCAGTGGAAGGCCAATATGTACGACCAGGATTCACTGGTCGTTGTGCGCCGTGCATTTCATACGCTCAAGGGCAGCGGTCGTATGGTGGAAGCGCACGATATTGGTGAATTAGCCTGGTCGATTGAGAATATGCTCAATCGGATAATCGATAACAGTGTTAAAGCACAGCCGGCTTATGGCCACATTATTGATCTGGCTATCAATTTATTGCCTGATCTTATTTCCGCATTTTCGGCGAAAAAAGCCAATCCCCACAAAGCGCTTGCCGACCAATATATGGCATGGGCCGAAGCCCTTGCGGAAGGTCACGTTCCACCGGAATTGGCTGCAGTGCCGGCCGGTGAAGGCGTACCACTACCCAACCTTTCAGTTGCTCCGGCTCCAGCAGCGGAACCCCCGGTTGCCACGGCTGAGGAAAAGGAGCGCCAGCAGGAAGAAGACGAAAACCAAGTGTTGTGGGATATCTTCTCCTCCGAAGCGGTTACACACTTAGCGACCATGGAGGCGTTTATTGCCGAAATGGAAGCCGATGCGCCGCTCTACTCGCCACCCAGTGATGAATTTCAGCGGGCACTGCATACCCTTAAGGGCAGTGCCAAGATGGCTCAAGTTGCTGATATTGGCGCCATGGCGGAGCCACTGGAGTCTTTTGCCAAAGAGCTTGTGACATACCAGGTCGATATCAACGCCGATATTCTTCAGCTCTATCGCGATGCTGTCAGTTACGCGCGCGCAAGCCTCGCTCAAATCAGTGCACGGCAGACAGTCCAGATACCGTTACTCAATCAGTTTATCGCGCGTACTTTTGAGTTGCGTGAGCTGGCGGTTGGACACCTTATCCGTTTGAAAGAAATGGAAAAGGATGGGCAGAAACAAGTAGATCCGAGATTGCTCTCCATCTTCATGGCAGAGGAGATGAATTTACTGTTGGACGCCGATCAAATAATTGAAGGTTGGCGAGAGAATGACAGTATTAGTGGGCAGTTAGAGCCTGTTATTCAGGAGTTAACAACGCTTGAAGCGGGTGCTGAACAAGCGAATTTACCGGATATGGCTGCGCTTAGCGCACAGGTAAAAACTTTATACGAACAGTACAAATCTGGTCAGTTGGAATCCAATGAAGATTTTTTCGTAATCCTTGCGTCCGGTCATGCAGCGCTACTGGATATGGTCGATGCGGTTGCCGCAGGCCAGAATGTTATTCCGCCTTCAGAAGAAGTGACTTCGGCACTGGCATCACTGATTCACAGCGGGTCTTTGCTGCCGGTACGTCAGGATACCTACGACGAGCCAATATACGACGAGCCAATAGATGAAACGCTAGTGGTCGATGAAATGCCGACTGTTGAGGGCTTAGACGAGTCGGGGGTGATTGAATTTGATCTTCCTGTGGACCAAAGCTCGGCTAACGATGCGGTTGATGTTGATGCTTCAGAAGCAGAGGCTACAGAAGCAGAGGCTACAGAAGCAGAGGCTACAGAAGCGGGTGATCGCCCCTTGTTTAAGGAGGCTTTATTTGAAGAGGCCTTGTTCGAAGAGCCTGTTGACGAATTTAGACTAGAGGAAGAGGCTGAAAGCGAGCAGCCACTTCTCGAGGAAGCCGAAGAAGAGATACATTTCGAATCCCCTCTGGTGGACGGTGATCTGGGTGCAGACTTAGATGATGACGGAGAGTTACTGCTGGGGGACGATGGTTTCGTTTTGGACACGGGCGATGAAGAGCATACGCCAGTTGATTCCGAAGCGGGTGACCACGACTTTACGCTGGTTGAGGAAGAGGAAACCGGTGAACACGAGTCTATCGATTTTGGCCTGTTCGATACCCCAACCACAAACGAAGAAGTCGAAAGTCCGCAGAATGCTGAGGGCTTAGACAAAGTTGAATTTGAAGAGCTATCGCTCAACAGTGCTGAAGCAGAAGAAAGCGTGCTCGAAGATTTAGTGGCGATTGACGAGCCTGTGGTTGATGCAGGTTCCGAAGGTACAGAGCCGGCCGAAGACGCCCCCGTTGAGCTTATACGCGAAGAACCTGAAAGCGAGCCAGAAACACCCTCGAGTATTGCTGTCCCTGGTTTGCTAGACACCATTGACACAGCTGATGAAGACTTTGAAGAAGACATTCTTGAGGTCTTTCTTGAAGAAGCCGACGAGCTTATTGAAGAAATGGACGAGGCGATACATACCTGGGAAGGTGACTGGTCCGATGAAGAGTGTCCAGAGCAAATTAAGCGCGCGTTGCACACCCTAAAGGGCGGTGCTCGACTTGCGGGAATGAGTAACTTGGGTGAACTTACTCACAACTACGAAAGCTATCTGATCGCCACTAAAATGGACGATATTGACGATCTGTTTTTCGCGACGATTCACGATTATCAAGACCGTGTATTGAGCGGTGTGCGGGCGATACAAGTCTTTATGGTTGGGGGTACCAGCAGTGCTGAGGCCGATGGATCACTCGGCATAGAGTCAGGTACAGAGCCTGGTACAGAGCAACTTCCACAACCCCCTGAAGTGCAAACTCCTTCGGCTGCGGAGCCTGCGAGCGGTACACCAGAGGCCGCAGACGACGGCCAAAGTGATTCTAATGTACTTCCCTTTGCGCCCACTAAGGTGCGTGATACGGGTGAATCCGAGCCTGGTGAGTTCACCATGCCGAGTGTTAGCGGCGGCGGTGGTGGGCAACAGGCTGCCGTGCGAAAAACGGCTGGGCCGCAAGAAGTTATCAAGGTTAATTCAGAACTACTTGAAGAACTGGTGAACCTAGCCGGTGAGACGTCCATCAGCCGAGCACGTATTGAACAGCAAGTGAGTGATTTTTCGCAATCGCTTGATGATATCGATTCGACCATTGCGCGCCTGCAGGAGCAGTTGCGCCGTTTGGATATTGAAACCGAAGCACAGGTTATATTTCGCCAAGAGCAGTTGGCAGCCGACGAAGAATTCGACCCACTGGAAATGGACCGTTATTCCCAGTTGCAGCAGTTATCGCGCTCGTTGATCGAATCCGCATCCGACCTTGTCGACTTGCGTCAGACCCTTACAGATAACATTCGCGATACCGAAACACTGTTATTACAGCAGTCACGTATTAACACGACTTTGCAGGAAGGGCTAATGCGTTCACGTATGGTGCCCTTCTCTCGGCTGGTACCAAGGTTGCGCCGAATTGTGCGGCAAGTTTCCACTGAACTCGGTAAAAACGTAAGCTTTGAACTTGACAATGTTGAAGGTGAATTAGACCGCTCTGTACTTGAGCGTATGGTGCCACCGCTGGAGCACATGCTGCGTAATGCGGTGGATCACGGTATTGAATTACCCGAAAAAAGAATTGAAAAAAGCAAACCTGAAACCGGTCGTATTGTCTTGTCACTCGGGCGTGAGGGTGGTGATGTAATTCTTCGTTTGGTCGACGATGGGCGCGGTGTGGATTTACGTCGCGTTCGTGAAAAAGCGATTGAGCGCGGGCTCATGAGTTCAGATTCAGACCTTAGCGATTTCGATGTTATGCAGTTTATTCTGCACGCTGGTTTTAGTACCGCTGAAACCGTTACCCAAATCTCCGGTCGTGGAGTGGGTATGGATGTTGTCTCCTCTGAAATTAAAGCCATGGGTGGCTCGGTGGTGATCAACTCCCAGTGGGGGAAGGGCACAGAAATTGTGGTGCGCCTGCCCTTTACCGTATCGGTTAACCGCGCGCTGATGGTTGAAATAGGGCTAGATCAATACGCGATTCCATTGAACACTATTGAAGGTATTGTGCGGGTTAGCCCGTTCGAGCTGGAACATTATTACAGCACCGCCGATGCGCGTTTTGAGTACGCCGGTGAAAAATACATGGTGCGCTATCTTGGCTCCATGTTAAATGCCAATATCCGCGCCAAGCTGGATGGCCAAGCACTACCACTACCCGTTTTATTGGTGCGTTCTGCCGATAGAACCATGGCCGTACAAGTGGACCATCTCTTGGGTAGCCGTGAAGTGGTTGTGAAAACGCTGGGCTCGCAGTTTAGCTCCGTACAAGGGCTTTCAGGCGCTACCCTGATGGGTGATGGCAGCGTGGTTGTGATTTTGGATCCGCACGCCTTGGTTCGTCAGGAAGTGGCTAACGCTAATAATCTCGAAATGCAAAAAGCCTTGGCCAACCGGCCGGTGGAAGAAGAGCCTGTCGATATCATCAAAAACATTATGGTGGTGGATGATTCCGTAACAGTACGAAAAGTGACTACCCGTTTCCTTGAGCGAGAGGGCTTTAATGTCATCACCGCCAAAGACGGGGTTGATGCTTTGCGTGTACTTCAAGATGAAATTCCCGACCTCATGCTGCTCGATATTGAGATGCCGCGCATGGATGGTTTCGAAGTGGCGAAAAATATTCGCACGACCAGTCGTTGGAAGCATCTACCCATTATTATGATTACCTCGCGAACGGGGGATAAGCATCGCGATCGCGCAATGGAGCTGGGTGTTAACGACTATATGGGTAAGCCTTATCAGGAAGAAGCCCTGTTAGAAGGTATAAACAAGCTCTTATCGGAGCAGAAGAAGAGTTGA
- a CDS encoding chemotaxis protein CheW gives MSEGQVATVSKGSDIPCMLVQLLNCTLLLPTVSVAEMAPMNPIGSITNAPNWLLGTYEWRNTRVPVISYEGINGGPVTPLNPQGRMAVLNNTGIDQRLPFVAIPTQGIPRMVRVGESDIVENTDKQQRAYDDMQVKVGMEEFVVPNIAALEQACIDTGLLVSD, from the coding sequence ATGAGTGAAGGACAGGTTGCAACAGTTTCCAAAGGTTCAGACATTCCCTGTATGCTGGTTCAACTGCTTAATTGTACGCTGCTATTACCCACCGTTAGCGTTGCTGAAATGGCACCGATGAATCCAATCGGCTCCATCACCAATGCACCTAACTGGTTGCTGGGTACTTATGAGTGGCGCAACACGCGGGTGCCAGTTATTTCTTACGAAGGCATCAATGGTGGCCCGGTAACACCGCTAAACCCTCAGGGGCGTATGGCAGTGTTGAACAATACCGGCATAGATCAGCGCCTGCCCTTCGTTGCTATTCCCACCCAGGGAATTCCGCGCATGGTGCGTGTTGGCGAGAGCGATATCGTCGAAAATACGGACAAGCAACAGCGCGCCTATGACGACATGCAAGTAAAGGTTGGCATGGAAGAGTTTGTTGTTCCCAATATCGCCGCGCTTGAGCAGGCATGCATTGATACAGGGCTGCTGGTTTCAGACTAG